Within Serratia odorifera, the genomic segment TCGAACCGAACCGGCACAGGCTTATCCCAGGGGGTCGGTGCTTTAGCCGGCTCAGGCGAAGCACTGCCTCCGCCCCCTGAGCTTACTGGTGCTGACGTTTCCCCCTGAACCACCAGGGCCGTCACGCCGGCCACGGCCACGTTGGCCGGGGCCTTCCAGACCCCGCGCTCACGGTCCACGCGGGCGTATACCCCGGCCATCGCCACGCTGGCCCGCAATACGACAGGCACGGAAGGCAGTGTGCCGGCAAAGGCCTGTTCGACCCGTTTCAGCACGTCCTGCGCTTGCTTGTGGTTCGCTGTCAGGCTTGCCGCCCGGAGTGCATCAAGGGTAACCAGCTCCTTTTTAACAAGATCTGTATTCTCTTTATTCAGGGCAGCAGCCTGCTCCGCATTCAGGGTAGCAGCCTGCTCCGCATTCAGGGTAGCAGCCTGCTCCGCCGTGCACTTGACGGTCACCAGGTGCTCATACCCTGGCCAGCCGGGGCGCGACACATAGTCACGGTAATTGCGTGCATACCCCGTCAACAATGCAGGGAAATAGCTGGCAACCTGCGTTTTGTCCGCCACCACGGGGGCCATCATGGCCCATTCTCCAGGAGCCTCAGCCGTCCCCGTCGGCCATGCATCCGTCAGCAGAAAACGGCCGGGGTTGCCGCCCGGCGTCTCACTGGCCCCCAACAGCGTCCCCAACGCCGTATAGACGGTCTGATCGGCCACGGAACCCTCATATTCACACCAGCACAAGAGCGTGATGTCGGGACACTGCGCAATCGCCGGACCGATCAATGCAATCGACGGCGACGACACGTCGACTTTTTTATTGTCGTGGCGGACAGGCAATACGTAGCAGGGTCCGCCCCCGTTCTCGAAATACAACCGGACACTGTTCGACCCCATGAACCGCTCGTCCTGAACGTGCGGGAGGTTTTGGGTTACATCGATGGTGATACTGTCCGAGGGGGCAAACTTGTGGCTGAAATCCAGCCAGCTGTCGACACGCACGCAGGTCAGCGGGGCTTTTGCTGCGAGTGTTTCCTTCTGATTTTTGGCGTTGAACACGCCCACAAAGACCGGCACCGCCGTCTCACCCTGTTGAATGCTCAGGGACAGTCCGCTGGTCTCCGTCACGTACACGCCCGGCACTGCATATGCTTTCGTCATGATCCGTCCTCTTATTGGTCATACAACACGGCATCTGTCGATGCCGTGCGTTCAGCCCGTCAACCAGGCACCACATCCTGCGTCAATTGCAGCACGATGAACTCGGCCGGGCGTACCGCCGCCAACCCGACCTTCACAATCATCTGCCCCTGGTTGATCTCCGTCTGGGTCATGGTTGTCCCGAGTCCAATCTGCACGAAATACGCCTGTTGCGGGCTTTCACCCAACAAGGCGCCCTGCTGCCACAGGCCATGGACGTAGCTTTCAACCGCCCCGCGCACCCGCTCCCATGTCGGGGCGCTGTTGGGTTCGAACAGTGCCATGCTCATCGCCATGCGAATGTCCCGCTCAGCGGCGTTAAACAAACGGCGCACCGGCACATAGCGCCATGTGTCAGTCTGCCCTGCCAGTGTGCGGGCGCCCCAAATCAGCGGCCCCGTGCCGCGAAATGCCCGAATGACGTTGATTGCATGCCCGCTGTCGGGCTTGTTACAGGCCCCGGCCACCTCATCTGACACCTTGTACCTTGGCGTCGCCCCGATGATGTCGACGTTCGCCGGGGCCTTCCACACGCCCCGCTGCCGGTCCACCCGGGCATACGCCCCCGCCACCGCCCCGCTTGGCGGGATGTCGGTACTTATGCCCGGCACGGTCAGCCAGGGGTAATACACCGCCGCCTGTGGCAGCTCGGGGTATGTACCCTGCGCCGCCCCTACCGCAGTAGAGGTAGCCATTTCGTCTTTGGGGCCGTCGAACAGGGCAAACAACGCCTGACCCGGCTTGCACAATGGTGTGACCTGCGGCATGAATTTGTTGAGTTTCACGCCGGCCTGAACCAGCAAGGTAACGTCGTCCAGCGCCGGCACCAGCGCCGACAGCGTGTCCACCGGGGCAGCGTAGCAATGGCCGCCGCCGTTGATGAAATACAGCTTCAGCGACTGATACAGCAGGTCCGTCTCCAGCCCACTCTTACTATTACTATCCGCAAGCGTGACCACGTCCAGCCATGATGAGAACGCCGTCACACCGGCCTTCGTCGAACCCAGCCAGGTAGAAGAGCCCTCAAACGCAAACACGGGGACCGCCGTTTCCCCTGTCTGAATCGACAAGGACAGCCCGTTCGGCTCCTCGACGTACACCCCTGGTACTTTATAAACCATGATATATTCTCCCGTTTACGGGGGCCGGTTACCGGCCCCTCACACGCTGTCAGTGAAATTGCAGGGTCAGCCGATCGGCCGCCAGGGTAAGCTCCTCAAACGCGACTTCATTGCTGGTCGCATCAAGGCTCGGGCCGGTCCATTTTGTCGGGAAGGCGTTCATCACGCTCCAGGTCACCAGCAGTTCGGAGCCCGTCTCGTTGGTCAGGCTGATAGACAGGTCCTTCTTCTCCACCCGGTTGAAAGAAATGGAGTTAAGCCATTCATATAACTGGCCTTGCTTGGGGACGATGCCGCGTTTGAGCGTGATGGTTAAGGGTTCAAGCTGACCCGGCATCTGATACAGATTGCCGGTACCATCCCGGTATTTCACCAACTCCACCGACTGGTCGAGCCCCGACACGCTGCTGAAACTCATTTGCTCTTTGCCCACTGACACCACAAAACGGTAGGTCGGAATTGGGTAGGTGCTGCCTATTGTTTTAGCTAAAATTGCCATTGTCTTACTCCTCTGCCTTTTCACGTGCCGCGCATGCTCGCGCAGCGGTTCGCTGTTGCCACGTCACCGGAACACTGCCCGGCGAGCGTCGCTGTCCATTAATTCACGTGCGGATCTTGTGCCTGACGCCCGTCGGGCGCCGGCCCGAATGGCGGGCGTTCTGCAAAGGCCGGGTCAGCACGGCGCCTTACGCCTGCACCTTCTTGACTAATTTCCAATACAAATCCCTGTTATTTTTTACGTTGAGTTTTCTCATGGCATTTCGCTTGTGGGCACTGATGGTTTTTACGCTGCGATTACAGAATCGCGCGATATCAGTGACCTTTCGCCCAAGGAGCCATTCGCTCAGGACAAAGGTTTCAGTCACGCTGATCGGAGCCTGTTTAGAGGTGGAGGTGGATCCGGAGCGGTGAGGCGGCGTGGGAGGGCCGCCCTGCGTCCCCCGGATCCCCTGAAGCAACTGTTTTTTCATTGCCTCGGCGTGTTCGCATCGATGAATAAACGTTATGCCGTCACAGCTGGTCCATAAGGCATCACTGAAGATGACAACGGGTCTCCCTTGCAAAGAGGCGCTTTTTTTGATTTCCAGGAATACCTGCGTTTCATTGGCAAAATACATGTCGATGAGGATCGCATCGTCCTTCCCGGGTTCGCATTCAGACAAGGCTTCCATGCGGTCTTTCACCGCGCGAACGCTGACGCCCATAGCGGCGAGCATCGCCTTTAATCCGAGAACACCCAGGGGTGAGTCCCCGATAATAGAAACGCTCAACTGCGGTTTTGTCTCCATGACATCCTCTTTTTATTCAAGCTATTAAGCAGAACCCGGAGGCTTCCCCCAGCATTCATCAACTCGGCCAGACTAGATAGACAAGATATAATCAACGATAGAAAACACGACCAACCAAAACAGGAGGCAAAAGGCGACCATACACAGACAGACGTTTCGTCTGGTAATCCATTGCCTACGTTCAAAAGATATTTTTGCTTTCACAACACATTCCAGACATCGGTTGAACTTAAATCACGGGTGATACGTTGAGTGATGAACATTCTGAAAGGTCAGGTAGGAGTCCATTAAAAATGCAGACTTTGGAGCCATATGTTTACTGGCCAATGGAGCCTCCTTTCAACGCGAGAAAAGGATCCGTTGCAGGACAGTCATACCTAAACAGAGTCGACCCGGAAAGGCCAGATCACCACGCACTCCGAACACACTGTGCAAGGCGGAAAAAACAACGAAATAGCACGCAGAAAAGACATGGCGACAAGCCAAAAATCACAACGTTCCCTCAAGAACAAACAGAATAAGCACGGCGACGACTGACAGTACATTGCATACCGGACATACTGTGACAGGAATACGCAGCAGTGCGAATGTTGATACCCCCCTTACAAAGATATTTTCATTGGGAATCGCTGAGTGCATCCAGAACGGGAAGAAGCGACCGAAAAGAAGATGAACACACTTTTTGAAACAAGACAAAATACACGCCCCCCGCCCCCACGAGGATAAAAATAAAAAAACCGAACAACAGTAAGCAAGCTATGCAAAATAATTTAATCCTTGCCGTCACGACGTGTCTTTTTTCTTTCAGGTATCGAGCAAAAATACGCATGCAACACCCTTTATTGACATTTTTCCAGACCTAAAATGGTCTGTCTTAATGCCCAGGAAATACGTTGGCAACCTTCAATCATAGCTACCGCACGGGACATTTTGATACAAAATGTCTCATCACCTTGAAATAAATCATCTCATTGATATTTAATAATTTTATTTTTTGAAGGGGTTTAAGGGGAATTGTTTTTAGTTTGTTTTGGGTTTGTTTATTGTTGGTTTTAGGATTCATCCACTATCCTCTTGTGAGGTAACAGTGGTTGGGCGACTGAGTTTGGTGATTTTCTGCTCACAATGGTGAGTCTTTGCCCACCCCGCTACCGCACGGGACATTTTGTATCAAAATGTCTCCGTGTTTTGTTTATATAGTAAGCGTCAAGCCCGCCAAAGCTGGTCGAGTCCGTCAAGGTGGTGTAAATTCAGTTACAGCCTTCCGGTCCGGTAATGGGCCTGTTATGCGCTGATTGGCAGCGCCTCGATAACGTCGTCTTCAGCGGCCGACTCTATCTCCGCCATACTGTGTTGCGGCAGGTAGCGGTTCTGCAGCAGCCATTCTTCGTTCTGCTCCGTCAGGACCGCTCCCAGCAGCCGCATGATGCTCTCTTCGTTGGGGAAGATGCCCACCACGTCGGCACGCCGCTTCACCTCTTTGTTCAGGCGCTCCAGCGTGTTGGTCGAGTGGATTTTCACACGGTGCGCCTTCGGGAAGCCGAAGTACGCCAGCACGTCCGCTTCCGCTTCGTCCATCATCTCCGTGACCGCCGGGAAGCTCTTTTCCAGCTGGGCCGCAACCTCGCGCCAGGTGGCGTGGGCGCTTTTCTCCTCGGTCTGTACGAATACCTGCTGCAGAGCGGCGCGGACCACCGACTGGCTGGCCCTGCTGACGCGCCCCAGCACGTTGCGCATGAAGTGGACCCGACAGCGCTGCCAGCTTGCACAGAACACCTGTCGTATCGCCGCCTTAAGGCCGCTGTGCGAGTCGGAGATAACCAGCTTCACACCTTCCAGACCGCGCTCCTTCAGGCTCAGCAGGAAGGCCAGCCAGAACGCCTTGGCTTCTGATTCACCGATGCCCATCCCGATAATCTCCCGGCGACCGTCCGAGCTGACCGCGCAGGCGATTATTACCGCCACGTTGACCACCCGGCCGTTCTTGCGCACCTTCACGTAGGTCGCATCCAGCCACAAGTAGGGCCATTCCCCTTCCAGCGGCCGCTGCAGGAACGCCTGTACGCGCTCATCGATGCCGCGGCAGATGGATGACACCTGGCTGCGGGAGATACCGGTCATCCCCATCGACTGGACCAGGGCGTCAACCTTGCGGGTCGAGACGCCGTTTATCCATGCTTCCTGGATAACCGCGTTAAGCGCCTTCTCCGAGAGCCTGCGGGCCTCGAGGAAGGGCGGGAAGTAGGTGCCTTCCCGCAGCTTCGGGATACGCAGGTCCAGCGTGCCGAGGCGGGTGTTGTACTGACGGTCACGGTAGCCGTTGCGGTAGGTCTCGCGCTCATCACTGCGCTCATGGGGCTCTGCGTTGATGCGCGCAGTGACGTCAGCTTCCATGATGCGGTTGAGCATAAACTCGGTGAGCTCACGTAAAAAATCCTCGCCGCCAAGTTGCGCCAGGGTGTTGCTGAATGTCATGCTGTGGTCAGCCATCGGTTGACTCCTTTTAAGATAATTGTCTTTGCAAACTATTACCTTACCGGATAAGCCGATGGCTCTCACCATCCTTCCGAATTTACACCACGTCCCTGGACTCTACCCCAAAGCTTAAGGAATCGGGCCGAGTTACTGGCTGTATATGTTACAGTATGTTGAATATTTCGATGGCCCAGGTAGTCCTGAATCAACCGCGTGTCAACCCCCTGATCGGCTAACGCAAACCCGCAGGAATGCCTCAACATGTGGGGATGAACTTTCACCGGTATATTTGCCATCACCCCCAGATTAGAAATGAGACTATATACACGCTTTCTGGATATTTTAAGTCCTTTGGCTGAAAGAAAGACCCACTCGCTGTCAGCACCATTAAATTCATCCCTTAATTTAAACCATGCTCTCAACATAACCACTTCTTTATCCCGCAAAGGATGTATGGTTGAGAATCCATTTTTCAATCTATAAATACAGATTGTTCTTTCTTCCAAATCAATATCCGACAACCTTAAAGAGCAAAGCTCACTCACCCTTAACCCATGAGTAAATGAAAGATAAACAATGCAATAATCTCTTACTCCATGAGTGCCTTCCAGGCTTATTTCCAAAAGTTTTTCAATTTCGTTCCCTGTTAAGTGCTTTCTTTTTTTCATTACAAATTTCACTCTTTCTGTTTAATGCATTAAATAGGGATGAACTCAGAAAAACACCTCTAGAGTGGTGCAATTGGTTATGTAACAAGCAGACTTATCAACATATTTTACGTACATATCATGCTGACACGGCACTGAGAATCATCGTATCCAGTGTATGCTGCCACCCCCAACACTACATCAAACATCATCTAAACAAGTCAATTATGAAAAAAAATAACAGACATAAGAACAGTCTTATTTAATTAAAAATAAAATAAATGGCACGAAAAGACAAGAAAAAATAAAATAACCAAGCAATTAATCAAGATGAATCCTATTTAATATAAATTAAAGCGTCCCTGCACTCAGGGCGTGCATGAGCATTCCCGTGAGAAGAACAGGGCAGCCTGACGGCTGCAAATTGAAAACCGCGCCATCTGCCAGACTCTGAGTTGCCATAACCTAATTTGAATATGTATGATCTGACTACATAGTAGACTGGCCCCATGAATCTCCAGACAGTTGGTATCACTTAAATTAGTGATAGTCTTAATACTAGTTTTAGACTAGTCGTTGGAGTCCGGATGATTCATGTTCTAGGTCCAGAGAAGCGCAGACGGCGCAGCGTTCAGGAAAAAATCGCCATTGTTCAGCAGAGCTTTGAGCCCGGAATGACCGTGTCGCTGGTCGCCCGTCAGCATGGCGTTGCTGCCAGTCAGCTGTTCCTGTGGCGTAAGCAATATCAGGAAGGCAGTCTCACTGCTGTTGCCGCTGGCGAACAGGTTGTACCCGCGTCGGAGCTGGCATCTGCGATGAAGCAAATTAAAGAGCTGCAGCGCCTGTTGGGCAAGAAAACCATGGAAAACGAACTGCTGAAAGAAGCCGTTGAATATGGCCGACAAAAAAAGTGGATAGCGCACGTGCCCTTGTTGCCGGAGGATGGCGAATAAGTCTTGTCAGCCGTTGCCTCCGGGTCTCACGTGCGCAACTGCATGCCATGGCCCGTCGGTCGAAGGACTGGCAGGATCGTCGGTGCAAGCGCAAGCCTGATGATACTGAAGCGCTGGCCCGTATCCATACCGTTATCGGCGATCTGCCCACCTATGGTTATCGTCGTGTATGGGCACTGCTGCGCAGACAATCAGAAACTGACGACATGGCGGTGATCAATGCCAAACGCGTATACCGCATCATGCGTCAGAGTGCGCTGTTGCTTGAGCGTAAACCGGCAATACCGCCCTCGAAGCGGGCGCATACAGGGAAAGTGGCCGTTGGAGAAAGTAACCAGCGGTGGTGCTCTGACGGCTTCGAGTTCAGCTGTGATAACGGTGAAAAACTGCGGGTCACGTTCGCGCTGGACTGTTGCGATCGCGAGGCACTTCACTGGGCGGCCAGTACCGGTGGGTATGACAGTGAAACCGTGCAGGATGTCATGCCGGGTGCAGTAGAGCGTCGCTTCGGTAACAGCCTGCCGACATCCCCCGTTGAGTGGCTGACAGACAACGGTTCAGCCTACCGTTCTCATCAGACGCGTCAGTTCGCCAGAATGGTAGGACTGGAGCCTAAACATACGGCGGTACGTAGCCCGGAAAGCAACGGGATGGCGGAGAGCTTCGTGAAAACGATGAAGCGCGACTACATCAGCATCATGCCAAAACCTGACGGGTTAACAGCGGTAAAGAACCTTGCGGAGGCCTTCGAACATTACAACGAATGGCATCCGCACAGTGCACTGGGATATCGTTCGCCACGGGAATATCTGCGGCGGCGAACCAGTAATGGGTTAAGCGATAAAAAGTGTCTGGAAATATAGGGGCCAATCCACATAGTATCTCAGGGTCTTCTTTCCATGATGAACGTAAAAGTATCGATACCATCCTCCTTTCCGTTACCGTTGATAAGTTATCTCAGCGTGAGTGGGGCAGGGTTAAACTGATGAACCCCATGGATCCGCTACCGCCGATGGTCGCCATCGCCATTCTGGAGCACCGCACCGATACGGTAGCGCTCAGCCGACTGCAGGACGCCGGGGATTAATCTACCCCGTGGTTTCCGGTTTCAATCTCCACCCACTCAAAAAGCGGTTCACTGCCAACCAGTGCTGGACTTTCTTCTTAGATGCCGGCGGGCTGCGCGATATCGAAATGGAAGCAGTCACAAAGATGCTGGCCTGCGGCACCCGCATCGCCGGTGTGAAAGAGTATGTCTGCGATAAATCCGGCTGTTCGCATGTTGAATACATCACCAATGCCTGCCACAGCCTCGCCTGCCCTTCCTCCGGTAAAAAAGCCACCGTAGCTGTGGATTGTCGCCCAGGTTAACGCCTGCCGGACTGCGACTGGATACACTTGGTTTTCACCCTCCCCGATTCGCTATGGTCCCTGTTTGAGGTCAACCGCTGGCTGCTTAAGATCCTGCCGTCTGGCAATCGATAACCTGCTGTGTGCCGCCGACAAACGTGGACTGGATATCGGTATTTTCTGCGCTATCCATACGTACGATCGTCGTCTCAACTGGCATGCCCACGTTCATGTCTCCGTCACCTACGGCGGCATTGATGAGCATGGGAAATGTAAGGATGCCATGCTCGCCCGCTGGATGTGGAATATCCGCCAGTTACGCTGAGCTGCTGGTCGAAGGCGTCGCCCCGCCGCCTTCCATGGCACATATCACCACCGAATCACAGTGGTGCAGCCTGATACTGACCGTCGGTGGCGATTACTGGCATGTGTACATGTCAAAAAAGACGGCGGGGGTAAAAACCCCGTGAAATACCTGGACCGTTATCTGAAAGAACCACCGATAGCGGGTTCCCGGCTGGCGCACTAGGCCGGCAGTGCTACGCTGAGATTCCCCTAACTATTAATCGGGATGAATTAGGATATAAAACCTAATATACTCGCACGGTAAAGATGCCTAACGATCGTTTTAGCTCGATTTATGGCGAGGAATTTTTCCCAGCATAAATCGCCTGTGGAGGCTATACTTTTATCGTGTTATCAAAACACCTGATGTAATTTATTGTGGTAAGCTCGAAGATTTTATGGGACATTTTAGCATAAGTCGTGGCCATGGCGTTTGCTATACAGGAGAGCTTCACTTTTCTCCAAGTGGACAAATGAACTACTGGAGTAATGACAGTGGGCATTATACACCACCTGAAAGTTTGAACAGAGTAAACATCCACCCAGCATTGAGAGAGCTATTACCGTCACGTTTTTTTTCAAAAAAACATGCTGGCTAAAGTTACAGTATCAATGTATGAAAAAATAGAGTCACGCCACTACTTTTTTAGCAACCAGGATATTTCACAATGTTTAAATTTAAGCGCCATTCAGCCTCCCCTCCCTCACAAACGGAGGAATCTATTTCAATCGAAAAAACAAAAAGCAAAATGTTATCTATAATCAATTCAGAAGGTTATTTTCCCAACGCAGTAACAGCAAGGATTTAAGAAGCAGGATAAAGTCATCTTATGTTATTCCAGAGTCAGGGAGAAATGCTGCTTATGATTTTTCCACCAACGAAAAATTTAATCGAGCCAACCGAAACCTCACCCAAAGTGAAAAAGAAACACTACGAAAAGACAAAGAAGATATAATGTCAGGAATAGTAACACCATTTATTGGTAAAGGGATTATTTCAAGTGCATGCACAAATAAAGAATCACCGATAAAATATGACCATGTCATTATCGACAAGGAGCATGATAGTGTTTCGCGTGAAACATCAGTGCATGAACATGGAGTTTACTCTTATAATGGCTTGAGTATAGAATCCGCTGAAATAATACCTGGCACCCCCATGGGGAATTATCATAATAAACAGATGTATCCAGAAGGGTTAAATGTAATAGAAATCGCTAACGGAAACTGCGGAGTTATAGGCATCAGATTTCACCTAGGGCAACTAAAGTCAAATAACCCACTACTCATACATGGTGGCGCACTTTCAGGTTGCACCATAGCTTTCGCGATAAAGGATGATTGTTTTTATGCTTTTCACTGTGGCCAGTCAGGAAATAATAAGTATTTATGGGAGACAAGCCGTGAGGGAGTTGATTCAATAATCAATGCTCATCACAAACTAATAGGTA encodes:
- a CDS encoding phage tail sheath family protein, which produces MVYKVPGVYVEEPNGLSLSIQTGETAVPVFAFEGSSTWLGSTKAGVTAFSSWLDVVTLADSNSKSGLETDLLYQSLKLYFINGGGHCYAAPVDTLSALVPALDDVTLLVQAGVKLNKFMPQVTPLCKPGQALFALFDGPKDEMATSTAVGAAQGTYPELPQAAVYYPWLTVPGISTDIPPSGAVAGAYARVDRQRGVWKAPANVDIIGATPRYKVSDEVAGACNKPDSGHAINVIRAFRGTGPLIWGARTLAGQTDTWRYVPVRRLFNAAERDIRMAMSMALFEPNSAPTWERVRGAVESYVHGLWQQGALLGESPQQAYFVQIGLGTTMTQTEINQGQMIVKVGLAAVRPAEFIVLQLTQDVVPG
- a CDS encoding helix-turn-helix transcriptional regulator, with translation METKPQLSVSIIGDSPLGVLGLKAMLAAMGVSVRAVKDRMEALSECEPGKDDAILIDMYFANETQVFLEIKKSASLQGRPVVIFSDALWTSCDGITFIHRCEHAEAMKKQLLQGIRGTQGGPPTPPHRSGSTSTSKQAPISVTETFVLSEWLLGRKVTDIARFCNRSVKTISAHKRNAMRKLNVKNNRDLYWKLVKKVQA
- a CDS encoding cytotoxic necrotizing factor Rho-activating domain-containing protein — translated: MSGIVTPFIGKGIISSACTNKESPIKYDHVIIDKEHDSVSRETSVHEHGVYSYNGLSIESAEIIPGTPMGNYHNKQMYPEGLNVIEIANGNCGVIGIRFHLGQLKSNNPLLIHGGALSGCTIAFAIKDDCFYAFHCGQSGNNKYLWETSREGVDSIINAHHKLIGTHSKEKVKPGLQVLVER
- a CDS encoding IS256 family transposase; its protein translation is MADHSMTFSNTLAQLGGEDFLRELTEFMLNRIMEADVTARINAEPHERSDERETYRNGYRDRQYNTRLGTLDLRIPKLREGTYFPPFLEARRLSEKALNAVIQEAWINGVSTRKVDALVQSMGMTGISRSQVSSICRGIDERVQAFLQRPLEGEWPYLWLDATYVKVRKNGRVVNVAVIIACAVSSDGRREIIGMGIGESEAKAFWLAFLLSLKERGLEGVKLVISDSHSGLKAAIRQVFCASWQRCRVHFMRNVLGRVSRASQSVVRAALQQVFVQTEEKSAHATWREVAAQLEKSFPAVTEMMDEAEADVLAYFGFPKAHRVKIHSTNTLERLNKEVKRRADVVGIFPNEESIMRLLGAVLTEQNEEWLLQNRYLPQHSMAEIESAAEDDVIEALPISA
- a CDS encoding tyrosine-type DNA invertase, coding for MKKRKHLTGNEIEKLLEISLEGTHGVRDYCIVYLSFTHGLRVSELCSLRLSDIDLEERTICIYRLKNGFSTIHPLRDKEVVMLRAWFKLRDEFNGADSEWVFLSAKGLKISRKRVYSLISNLGVMANIPVKVHPHMLRHSCGFALADQGVDTRLIQDYLGHRNIQHTVTYTASNSARFLKLWGRVQGRGVNSEGW
- a CDS encoding phage tail sheath family protein, giving the protein MTKAYAVPGVYVTETSGLSLSIQQGETAVPVFVGVFNAKNQKETLAAKAPLTCVRVDSWLDFSHKFAPSDSITIDVTQNLPHVQDERFMGSNSVRLYFENGGGPCYVLPVRHDNKKVDVSSPSIALIGPAIAQCPDITLLCWCEYEGSVADQTVYTALGTLLGASETPGGNPGRFLLTDAWPTGTAEAPGEWAMMAPVVADKTQVASYFPALLTGYARNYRDYVSRPGWPGYEHLVTVKCTAEQAATLNAEQAATLNAEQAAALNKENTDLVKKELVTLDALRAASLTANHKQAQDVLKRVEQAFAGTLPSVPVVLRASVAMAGVYARVDRERGVWKAPANVAVAGVTALVVQGETSAPVSSGGGGSASPEPAKAPTPWDKPVPVRFDDTLNTKLIGPQINAIRAFRGQGLMVWGARTQKDNDLWRYIPVRRLFNTLERDARTALQAAVFEPNSPLTWEQVRGGLDHYLNALWRKGALQGETPEQAYYVQIGLGTTMTQDDINQGRMVVRIGVAAVRPAEFIILQLTQNVIAS
- a CDS encoding phage tail protein, with amino-acid sequence MAILAKTIGSTYPIPTYRFVVSVGKEQMSFSSVSGLDQSVELVKYRDGTGNLYQMPGQLEPLTITLKRGIVPKQGQLYEWLNSISFNRVEKKDLSISLTNETGSELLVTWSVMNAFPTKWTGPSLDATSNEVAFEELTLAADRLTLQFH